From a region of the Zonotrichia albicollis isolate bZonAlb1 chromosome 5, bZonAlb1.hap1, whole genome shotgun sequence genome:
- the JADE1 gene encoding protein Jade-1 isoform X1: protein MAPRAAPLGCLLFPGEIMKRHRLPSSSEDSDDNGSLSTWSQHSRSQRRRTSCSRDEDRKPSEVFRTDLITAMKLHDSFQLNPDEYYVLADPWRQEWEKGVQVPVSPGTIPEPVARVVSETKAVTFTRPRKFIVSSGAEPPELGYVDIRTLADSVCRYDLNDVDVAWLQLANEEFKEMGMLELDEYTMERVMEEFEQRCYDNMSHAIETEEGLGIEYDEDVVCDVCQSPDGEDGNEMVFCDKCNICVHQACYGILKVPEGSWLCRTCALGVRPKCLLCPKKGGAMKPTRSGTKWVHVSCALWIPEVSIGSPEKMEPITKVSHIPSSRWALVCSLCNEKVGASIQCSVKNCRTAFHVTCAFDRGLEMKTILAENDEVKFKSYCPKHSSTKKGDAETLSESPAQENRNGIQDTSLPAHMDPFHSMDQNQEEAHRVSLRKQKLQQLEDEFYTFVESLEVAKVLRLPEEPVEFLYQYWKLKRKSNFNKPLITPKKDEEDNLAKREQDVLFRRLQLFTHLRQDLERVRNLTYMVTRREKIKRSVCKVQEQIFNSYTKQLEQERVSGVPSSFSSMESTVLFNSPSLGPDAPKIEDLKWHSAFFRKQMGTSLARSLKKPHKRDRVRDRSGNDSKSLLAQPSPREGGAAPGSFFSFDKPLAEARVGSAQQKNGVVLAEHRKRRDNRPQCEGAKAELKEKTPKHNHKPLRPTELSQRQLENKRAVNHSGGRSAAPGTRRDIVPKCNGGLVKVNSNQTVVKVPTTPTSPGKNWGGFRIPKKGERQQQGEGLEEACRQNSGYPYLGSVGRVAAKERTKSKLKPDSENDGYVPDAEMSDSEPEVAEKKCRQQRLSPGSSMGRRTDIIRRSILAT from the exons GTCTGTCTACCTGGTCCCAGCATTCCAGATCTCAGCGTCGCAGGACTTCGTGCTCCAGAGATGAGGACCGGAAACCTTCTGAG GTGTTCAGAACGGACCTGATCACTGCCATGAAGTTACATGACTCCTTCCAGCTGAACCCTGACGAGTACTATGTGCTGGCAGATCCCTGGAGGCAGGAGTGGGAAAAGGGAGTTCAGGTGCCTGTTAGCCCAGGGACCATCCCAGAACCAGTAGCCAG AGTGGTGTCCGAGACAAAAGCCGTCACCTTCACGCGGCCCAGGAAATTCATCGTGTCCTCGGGCGCGGAGCCGCCGGAGCTGGGCTACGTGGACATCCGGACCCTGGCGGACAGCGTGTGCCGCTACGACCTCAACGACGTGGACGTGGCGTGGCTGCAGCTGGCCAATGAGGAGTTCAAAGAAATGG GAATGCTGGAGCTGGATGAGTACACCATGGAAAGGGTGATGGAGGAGTTTGAGCAGCGCTGCTACGATAACATGAGCCACGCCATCGAGACGGAGGAAGGGCTGGGCATCGAGTACGACGAGGACGTCGTCTGTGACGTGTGCCAGTCTCCAGATGGAGAGGATGGCAATGAAATGGTGTTCTGTGACAAATGCAATATCTGTGTGCACCAG GCGTGCTACGGGATCCTGAAGGTGCCCGAGGGCAGCTGGCTGTGCCGCACCTGCGCGCTGGGCGTGCGGCCCAAGTGCCTGCTGTGCCCCAAGAAGGGCGGCGCCATGAAGCCCACCCGCAGTGGCACCAAGTGGGTGCACGTCAGCTGTGCTCTCTGGATCCCAGAG GTGAGCATCGGAAGCCCTGAAAAAATGGAACCCATCACAAAAGtttcccacattcccagcaGTAGGTGGGCACTGGTGTGCAGCCTTTGTAATGAAAAAGTTGGAGCTTCTATACAG TGTTCAGTGAAGAACTGCAGAACAGCCTTTCACGTCACGTGCGCCTTCGACCGCGGCTTGGAGATGAAGACCATCCTGGCAGAGAACGACGAGGTGAAGTTCAAGTCCTACTGTCCCAAGCACAGCTCCACCAAGAAAGGGGACGCTGAGACTTTGAGTGAAagcccagctcaggagaacaggAATGGCATTCAGGACACCTCCCTTCCTGCCCACATGGACCCTTTCCACAGCATGGATCAAAACCAGGAGGAGGCCCACAGGGTCAGCCTCCGCAagcagaagctccagcagctggaggacGAGTTCTACACTTTCGTCGAGTCTTTGGAAGTGGCCAAAGTGCTGCGGCTGCCTGAGGAGCCCGTGGAATTCCTTTACCAGTACTGGAAACTGAAGAGGAAATCCAATTTCAATAAGCCTTTGATTACCCCAAAGAAGGATGAGGAGGACAATCTGGCTAAGCGGGAGCAGGATGTTCTGttcaggaggctgcagctcttcacACACCTCCGGCAGGACCTGGAGCGG GTGCGTAACCTCACTTACATGGTGACACGGAGAGAAAAAATCAAGAGATCTGTTTGCAAAGTTCAGGAACAGATATTCAACAGCTACACAAAGCAGTTGGAACAAGAAAGAGTTTCAG GTGtgccttcctccttctcctccatggAAAGCACGGTGCTGTTCAACAGCCCGTCGCTGGGCCCCGACGCGCCCAAGATCGAGGACCTGAAGTGGCATTCTGCGTTCTTCAGGAAGCAGATGGGCACTTCTCTGGCCCGCTCCTTGAAGAAACCCCACAAGAGGGACAGGGTAAGAGACAGGTCTGGGAATGACAGCaagtccctgctggcacagcccagccctagGGAAGGAggtgcagctccaggcagcttTTTCAGTTTTGACAAGCCCTTGGCCGAGGCGCGGGTTGGGTCAGCACAGCAGAAGAACGGCGTGGTTCTAGCGGAGCACAGGAAGAGAAGGGACAACCGCCCACAGTGCGAgggggccaaggcagagctgaaGGAAAAGACTCCTAAACACAACCACAAACCCCTGAGACCCACGGAACTCTCTCAGAGgcaactggaaaacaaaaggGCTGTCAACCACTCGGGTGGGAGGTCAGCGGCGCCTGGCACTCGGAGGGATATAGTGCCTAAATGTAACGGGGGTCTGGTCAAAGTGAACTCCAATCAGACAGTAGTTAAAGTGCCTACCACGCCCACGAGCCCGGGGAAAAACTGGGGCGGATTCCGAATTCCAAAGAAGggggagaggcagcagcagggggaGGGCCTGGAGGAGGCCTGCCGTCAGAACTCGGGCTACCCCTACCTGGGCAGCGTGGGCAGAGTTGCAGCCAAGGAGAGGACAAAGAGCAAGTTAAAGCCTGACAGCGAGAACGATGGCTACGTCCCCGACGCCGAAATGAGCGACTCGGAGCCCGAAGTGGCTGAGAAGAAGTGCAGGCAGcagaggctcagccccggcagcAGCATGGGCAGGAGGACGGACATCATTCGCAGGAGCATCCTGGCCACCTGA
- the JADE1 gene encoding protein Jade-1 isoform X2, with protein MKRHRLPSSSEDSDDNGSLSTWSQHSRSQRRRTSCSRDEDRKPSEVFRTDLITAMKLHDSFQLNPDEYYVLADPWRQEWEKGVQVPVSPGTIPEPVARVVSETKAVTFTRPRKFIVSSGAEPPELGYVDIRTLADSVCRYDLNDVDVAWLQLANEEFKEMGMLELDEYTMERVMEEFEQRCYDNMSHAIETEEGLGIEYDEDVVCDVCQSPDGEDGNEMVFCDKCNICVHQACYGILKVPEGSWLCRTCALGVRPKCLLCPKKGGAMKPTRSGTKWVHVSCALWIPEVSIGSPEKMEPITKVSHIPSSRWALVCSLCNEKVGASIQCSVKNCRTAFHVTCAFDRGLEMKTILAENDEVKFKSYCPKHSSTKKGDAETLSESPAQENRNGIQDTSLPAHMDPFHSMDQNQEEAHRVSLRKQKLQQLEDEFYTFVESLEVAKVLRLPEEPVEFLYQYWKLKRKSNFNKPLITPKKDEEDNLAKREQDVLFRRLQLFTHLRQDLERVRNLTYMVTRREKIKRSVCKVQEQIFNSYTKQLEQERVSGVPSSFSSMESTVLFNSPSLGPDAPKIEDLKWHSAFFRKQMGTSLARSLKKPHKRDRVRDRSGNDSKSLLAQPSPREGGAAPGSFFSFDKPLAEARVGSAQQKNGVVLAEHRKRRDNRPQCEGAKAELKEKTPKHNHKPLRPTELSQRQLENKRAVNHSGGRSAAPGTRRDIVPKCNGGLVKVNSNQTVVKVPTTPTSPGKNWGGFRIPKKGERQQQGEGLEEACRQNSGYPYLGSVGRVAAKERTKSKLKPDSENDGYVPDAEMSDSEPEVAEKKCRQQRLSPGSSMGRRTDIIRRSILAT; from the exons GTCTGTCTACCTGGTCCCAGCATTCCAGATCTCAGCGTCGCAGGACTTCGTGCTCCAGAGATGAGGACCGGAAACCTTCTGAG GTGTTCAGAACGGACCTGATCACTGCCATGAAGTTACATGACTCCTTCCAGCTGAACCCTGACGAGTACTATGTGCTGGCAGATCCCTGGAGGCAGGAGTGGGAAAAGGGAGTTCAGGTGCCTGTTAGCCCAGGGACCATCCCAGAACCAGTAGCCAG AGTGGTGTCCGAGACAAAAGCCGTCACCTTCACGCGGCCCAGGAAATTCATCGTGTCCTCGGGCGCGGAGCCGCCGGAGCTGGGCTACGTGGACATCCGGACCCTGGCGGACAGCGTGTGCCGCTACGACCTCAACGACGTGGACGTGGCGTGGCTGCAGCTGGCCAATGAGGAGTTCAAAGAAATGG GAATGCTGGAGCTGGATGAGTACACCATGGAAAGGGTGATGGAGGAGTTTGAGCAGCGCTGCTACGATAACATGAGCCACGCCATCGAGACGGAGGAAGGGCTGGGCATCGAGTACGACGAGGACGTCGTCTGTGACGTGTGCCAGTCTCCAGATGGAGAGGATGGCAATGAAATGGTGTTCTGTGACAAATGCAATATCTGTGTGCACCAG GCGTGCTACGGGATCCTGAAGGTGCCCGAGGGCAGCTGGCTGTGCCGCACCTGCGCGCTGGGCGTGCGGCCCAAGTGCCTGCTGTGCCCCAAGAAGGGCGGCGCCATGAAGCCCACCCGCAGTGGCACCAAGTGGGTGCACGTCAGCTGTGCTCTCTGGATCCCAGAG GTGAGCATCGGAAGCCCTGAAAAAATGGAACCCATCACAAAAGtttcccacattcccagcaGTAGGTGGGCACTGGTGTGCAGCCTTTGTAATGAAAAAGTTGGAGCTTCTATACAG TGTTCAGTGAAGAACTGCAGAACAGCCTTTCACGTCACGTGCGCCTTCGACCGCGGCTTGGAGATGAAGACCATCCTGGCAGAGAACGACGAGGTGAAGTTCAAGTCCTACTGTCCCAAGCACAGCTCCACCAAGAAAGGGGACGCTGAGACTTTGAGTGAAagcccagctcaggagaacaggAATGGCATTCAGGACACCTCCCTTCCTGCCCACATGGACCCTTTCCACAGCATGGATCAAAACCAGGAGGAGGCCCACAGGGTCAGCCTCCGCAagcagaagctccagcagctggaggacGAGTTCTACACTTTCGTCGAGTCTTTGGAAGTGGCCAAAGTGCTGCGGCTGCCTGAGGAGCCCGTGGAATTCCTTTACCAGTACTGGAAACTGAAGAGGAAATCCAATTTCAATAAGCCTTTGATTACCCCAAAGAAGGATGAGGAGGACAATCTGGCTAAGCGGGAGCAGGATGTTCTGttcaggaggctgcagctcttcacACACCTCCGGCAGGACCTGGAGCGG GTGCGTAACCTCACTTACATGGTGACACGGAGAGAAAAAATCAAGAGATCTGTTTGCAAAGTTCAGGAACAGATATTCAACAGCTACACAAAGCAGTTGGAACAAGAAAGAGTTTCAG GTGtgccttcctccttctcctccatggAAAGCACGGTGCTGTTCAACAGCCCGTCGCTGGGCCCCGACGCGCCCAAGATCGAGGACCTGAAGTGGCATTCTGCGTTCTTCAGGAAGCAGATGGGCACTTCTCTGGCCCGCTCCTTGAAGAAACCCCACAAGAGGGACAGGGTAAGAGACAGGTCTGGGAATGACAGCaagtccctgctggcacagcccagccctagGGAAGGAggtgcagctccaggcagcttTTTCAGTTTTGACAAGCCCTTGGCCGAGGCGCGGGTTGGGTCAGCACAGCAGAAGAACGGCGTGGTTCTAGCGGAGCACAGGAAGAGAAGGGACAACCGCCCACAGTGCGAgggggccaaggcagagctgaaGGAAAAGACTCCTAAACACAACCACAAACCCCTGAGACCCACGGAACTCTCTCAGAGgcaactggaaaacaaaaggGCTGTCAACCACTCGGGTGGGAGGTCAGCGGCGCCTGGCACTCGGAGGGATATAGTGCCTAAATGTAACGGGGGTCTGGTCAAAGTGAACTCCAATCAGACAGTAGTTAAAGTGCCTACCACGCCCACGAGCCCGGGGAAAAACTGGGGCGGATTCCGAATTCCAAAGAAGggggagaggcagcagcagggggaGGGCCTGGAGGAGGCCTGCCGTCAGAACTCGGGCTACCCCTACCTGGGCAGCGTGGGCAGAGTTGCAGCCAAGGAGAGGACAAAGAGCAAGTTAAAGCCTGACAGCGAGAACGATGGCTACGTCCCCGACGCCGAAATGAGCGACTCGGAGCCCGAAGTGGCTGAGAAGAAGTGCAGGCAGcagaggctcagccccggcagcAGCATGGGCAGGAGGACGGACATCATTCGCAGGAGCATCCTGGCCACCTGA
- the JADE1 gene encoding protein Jade-1 isoform X3: MGVGMISVILSTGLSTWSQHSRSQRRRTSCSRDEDRKPSEVFRTDLITAMKLHDSFQLNPDEYYVLADPWRQEWEKGVQVPVSPGTIPEPVARVVSETKAVTFTRPRKFIVSSGAEPPELGYVDIRTLADSVCRYDLNDVDVAWLQLANEEFKEMGMLELDEYTMERVMEEFEQRCYDNMSHAIETEEGLGIEYDEDVVCDVCQSPDGEDGNEMVFCDKCNICVHQACYGILKVPEGSWLCRTCALGVRPKCLLCPKKGGAMKPTRSGTKWVHVSCALWIPEVSIGSPEKMEPITKVSHIPSSRWALVCSLCNEKVGASIQCSVKNCRTAFHVTCAFDRGLEMKTILAENDEVKFKSYCPKHSSTKKGDAETLSESPAQENRNGIQDTSLPAHMDPFHSMDQNQEEAHRVSLRKQKLQQLEDEFYTFVESLEVAKVLRLPEEPVEFLYQYWKLKRKSNFNKPLITPKKDEEDNLAKREQDVLFRRLQLFTHLRQDLERVRNLTYMVTRREKIKRSVCKVQEQIFNSYTKQLEQERVSGVPSSFSSMESTVLFNSPSLGPDAPKIEDLKWHSAFFRKQMGTSLARSLKKPHKRDRVRDRSGNDSKSLLAQPSPREGGAAPGSFFSFDKPLAEARVGSAQQKNGVVLAEHRKRRDNRPQCEGAKAELKEKTPKHNHKPLRPTELSQRQLENKRAVNHSGGRSAAPGTRRDIVPKCNGGLVKVNSNQTVVKVPTTPTSPGKNWGGFRIPKKGERQQQGEGLEEACRQNSGYPYLGSVGRVAAKERTKSKLKPDSENDGYVPDAEMSDSEPEVAEKKCRQQRLSPGSSMGRRTDIIRRSILAT, encoded by the exons GTCTGTCTACCTGGTCCCAGCATTCCAGATCTCAGCGTCGCAGGACTTCGTGCTCCAGAGATGAGGACCGGAAACCTTCTGAG GTGTTCAGAACGGACCTGATCACTGCCATGAAGTTACATGACTCCTTCCAGCTGAACCCTGACGAGTACTATGTGCTGGCAGATCCCTGGAGGCAGGAGTGGGAAAAGGGAGTTCAGGTGCCTGTTAGCCCAGGGACCATCCCAGAACCAGTAGCCAG AGTGGTGTCCGAGACAAAAGCCGTCACCTTCACGCGGCCCAGGAAATTCATCGTGTCCTCGGGCGCGGAGCCGCCGGAGCTGGGCTACGTGGACATCCGGACCCTGGCGGACAGCGTGTGCCGCTACGACCTCAACGACGTGGACGTGGCGTGGCTGCAGCTGGCCAATGAGGAGTTCAAAGAAATGG GAATGCTGGAGCTGGATGAGTACACCATGGAAAGGGTGATGGAGGAGTTTGAGCAGCGCTGCTACGATAACATGAGCCACGCCATCGAGACGGAGGAAGGGCTGGGCATCGAGTACGACGAGGACGTCGTCTGTGACGTGTGCCAGTCTCCAGATGGAGAGGATGGCAATGAAATGGTGTTCTGTGACAAATGCAATATCTGTGTGCACCAG GCGTGCTACGGGATCCTGAAGGTGCCCGAGGGCAGCTGGCTGTGCCGCACCTGCGCGCTGGGCGTGCGGCCCAAGTGCCTGCTGTGCCCCAAGAAGGGCGGCGCCATGAAGCCCACCCGCAGTGGCACCAAGTGGGTGCACGTCAGCTGTGCTCTCTGGATCCCAGAG GTGAGCATCGGAAGCCCTGAAAAAATGGAACCCATCACAAAAGtttcccacattcccagcaGTAGGTGGGCACTGGTGTGCAGCCTTTGTAATGAAAAAGTTGGAGCTTCTATACAG TGTTCAGTGAAGAACTGCAGAACAGCCTTTCACGTCACGTGCGCCTTCGACCGCGGCTTGGAGATGAAGACCATCCTGGCAGAGAACGACGAGGTGAAGTTCAAGTCCTACTGTCCCAAGCACAGCTCCACCAAGAAAGGGGACGCTGAGACTTTGAGTGAAagcccagctcaggagaacaggAATGGCATTCAGGACACCTCCCTTCCTGCCCACATGGACCCTTTCCACAGCATGGATCAAAACCAGGAGGAGGCCCACAGGGTCAGCCTCCGCAagcagaagctccagcagctggaggacGAGTTCTACACTTTCGTCGAGTCTTTGGAAGTGGCCAAAGTGCTGCGGCTGCCTGAGGAGCCCGTGGAATTCCTTTACCAGTACTGGAAACTGAAGAGGAAATCCAATTTCAATAAGCCTTTGATTACCCCAAAGAAGGATGAGGAGGACAATCTGGCTAAGCGGGAGCAGGATGTTCTGttcaggaggctgcagctcttcacACACCTCCGGCAGGACCTGGAGCGG GTGCGTAACCTCACTTACATGGTGACACGGAGAGAAAAAATCAAGAGATCTGTTTGCAAAGTTCAGGAACAGATATTCAACAGCTACACAAAGCAGTTGGAACAAGAAAGAGTTTCAG GTGtgccttcctccttctcctccatggAAAGCACGGTGCTGTTCAACAGCCCGTCGCTGGGCCCCGACGCGCCCAAGATCGAGGACCTGAAGTGGCATTCTGCGTTCTTCAGGAAGCAGATGGGCACTTCTCTGGCCCGCTCCTTGAAGAAACCCCACAAGAGGGACAGGGTAAGAGACAGGTCTGGGAATGACAGCaagtccctgctggcacagcccagccctagGGAAGGAggtgcagctccaggcagcttTTTCAGTTTTGACAAGCCCTTGGCCGAGGCGCGGGTTGGGTCAGCACAGCAGAAGAACGGCGTGGTTCTAGCGGAGCACAGGAAGAGAAGGGACAACCGCCCACAGTGCGAgggggccaaggcagagctgaaGGAAAAGACTCCTAAACACAACCACAAACCCCTGAGACCCACGGAACTCTCTCAGAGgcaactggaaaacaaaaggGCTGTCAACCACTCGGGTGGGAGGTCAGCGGCGCCTGGCACTCGGAGGGATATAGTGCCTAAATGTAACGGGGGTCTGGTCAAAGTGAACTCCAATCAGACAGTAGTTAAAGTGCCTACCACGCCCACGAGCCCGGGGAAAAACTGGGGCGGATTCCGAATTCCAAAGAAGggggagaggcagcagcagggggaGGGCCTGGAGGAGGCCTGCCGTCAGAACTCGGGCTACCCCTACCTGGGCAGCGTGGGCAGAGTTGCAGCCAAGGAGAGGACAAAGAGCAAGTTAAAGCCTGACAGCGAGAACGATGGCTACGTCCCCGACGCCGAAATGAGCGACTCGGAGCCCGAAGTGGCTGAGAAGAAGTGCAGGCAGcagaggctcagccccggcagcAGCATGGGCAGGAGGACGGACATCATTCGCAGGAGCATCCTGGCCACCTGA